In Aegilops tauschii subsp. strangulata cultivar AL8/78 chromosome 3, Aet v6.0, whole genome shotgun sequence, one genomic interval encodes:
- the LOC109764846 gene encoding mitochondrial thiamine diphosphate carrier 2 isoform X1, translating into MSMDLPSTLDLCKQLKIFYERKGFWRGNVPALFMYMPYTAIQFTVLHKLKTFASGSSRTEDHLHLSPYLSYVSGAIAGSAATVGSYPFDLLRTILASQGEPKVYPNMRSALVDIVQTRGVRGLYAGLTPTLVEIIPYAGLQFGSYDTFKRSMMSWNRYRYGIEEDDSASSFQLFLCGFAAGTFSKAACHPLDVVKKRFQIEGLKRHPRYGARIESSTYKGMYHALTEIVVKEGFGGLYKGLFPSVVKSAPAGAVTFVAYEYISDWIGAKAGVE; encoded by the exons ATGTCTATGGACCTTCCAAGTACACTGGACTTATGCAAGCAACTAAAGATATTCTACGAGAGGAAG GGATTCTGGAGAGGAAATGTTCCAGCCTTGTTTATGTATATGCCATATACAGCTATACAATTCACAGTTCTACACAAGCTAAAAACATTTGCATCTGGTTCATCGAGAACAG AGGATCATCTGCACTTAAGTCCTTACTTGTCTTACGTAAGTGGGGCTATCGCAGGAAGTGCAGCAACTGTAGGATCATATCCATTTGACCTTCTCAGAACTATTCTTGCGTCACAGGGTGAACCGAAG GTTTACCCCAATATGCGGTCTGCACTTGTTGATATAGTTCAAACTCGTGGTGTTCGAGGGCTGTATGCTGGTTTAACTCCAACTCTTGTTGAAATTATACCATATGCTGGCTTGCAGTTTGGTTCATACGACACTTTCAAACGTTCAATGATG TCATGGAATAGATACAGATATGGAATTGAGGAGGATGACTCGGCATCAAGCTTCCAGCTATTTCTTTGTGGATTCGCAGCTGGAACATTTTCAAAAGCTGCATGTCACCCACTTGATGTTGTTAAGAAAAGATTCCAG ATTGAAGGATTAAAACGTCATCCAAGGTATGGGGCGCGGATTGAGAGCAGCACATACAAGGGCATGTACCATGCCCTAACAGAGATAGTTGTTAAGGAGGGGTTTGGAGGCCTCTATAAAGGGCTTTTCCCATCGGTGGTGAAATCGGCTCCTGCTGGTGCAGTGACATTTGTGGCCTACGAATACATCTCGGACTG GATAGGGGCCAAGGCCGGAGTTGAGTGA